The Epinephelus moara isolate mb chromosome 11, YSFRI_EMoa_1.0, whole genome shotgun sequence sequence AGTGTACATTAATAAACATCAAGATCAAGATTAACTTTATAGGGAAAGTTTGGGGAAATTTTTCTTGGGCTACACCCATACTGCAgccataaataaaataaaataaaataaaataataactaaataaataaataaatagatagataaataataataaaaaaagataaaatttaAAAACCACAAGaagataaatcaataaataaataaaatcaagagCTAAAAATACTTGACAAAATCACAAATTGTTAAATCCTCAaatcatcaaaacattgttgtAAATGTGTAAGCCAAgggctaattttcaactgtttACCCTGGACCTGAGGTTAAGATAGCctcaaaaacagaaagacacaaaggcATGCAgacaattaaaaacataaatgaaaacatgaatataaaaCAAGCCAAATACTTAGCACATTAAAGGCACAGGAAGCAGACAATGTCTACACTCATACATAAGATACCCCCAAACATTGCACTTTTAATTTGTACacacttgttctttttttttttttttttgtatttatttatgaaaaaaagttttaaagccTATTATTTAGGCCTATTATTTTGAATTTATATTCTAATTTACAATTCTATTAACTATTATTAGTAAAAAATCTAAAGTTAGAGACACTTGAGTCACTTAAGgacatcataaaaaaatgtggtgacagagacatgtacTTGTTTTTCTTAGTAATaactgttttattgtggatttttgtattaattgttgtatttgttgcattttaaatgtgcaaaAGTCTGAAAACGAGATTTTCAGTGTCATTGGGactttctggttaaataaaggttaaataaataaaatatatgtgtTATTTTGCCCTTtagattgtttttaaatgtttttaattcctTGTATAAAGCGCTTTAATTACCTATGTTGAATTAAACTTGCCGtgccttattttgaaaaggcgTACCGGACGCAGTGTTATTACGTACTCTGCCTAACTTCCCCTCAGTGTTCCGACCAATCAGCGCGAAGGGGGCGGGGCTCTGACAGACCACAACTATTTCTCCTGCTAAATCTTGTCCGTCCGGAGTCTGCGTGCAGTCCTCGGTCCAGCAGAGTTGTCCGTCTTTCCCCGACATTATCTCCGGCCAGGAATACAAAAGTGATGCTTCACCGTGACCGGCcgctcacagacacacaggaggACCAGCGGTGACATCTTTGTTTCCCCTTCAGTCTCTACCGAGGAGtatatttctctgtttttctgcctctttcggctcgaagaagaagaagacgctGTGTGTTGCGTCCTCCAGTAATGTCGGACCGCTTCTAAAAACACGAACTTTTCAGCCTCCATGCGGGAGAGGAAACATTTCGGAGTGGTTTCTGACACTTTTGTTCCAGGCAGGATCGTGAGCTGTCGTGTTTCAGCACGGGAATGACTCATTTCTCGCCGTGAAGCTTTTAACCCGTCCGGCTCTCCGTCCAGCGGACTCTCGCTCTCCGCTGCTCCTGGATATACGAGGACTGTGTCTCTGCGCAGTAACTTGGTGTAAATGGATCGCCAGTCCAGTTTCATTTCCATTTGGCTACAACTGGAGCTCTGTGCCATGGCTGTTCTTCTTACTAAAGGTATATAGACTTTGCTCTGTGGACGGGGCATGTTTGTTAGCTTCATCAAATCAGGCTAAACATCAGTTTGCTGTGATGAAGTGCGGCCACAGCTCAGTCAGGGACCCGGACTTTACTCCCTGACCCAGACCTGAGGGTTTAATGTCAGCCAGTGTCCCTAAAATCACTTTTATCAAGATAATAATGAAGCATTTAACTTTTTAAACACTTCTTTTAAAGATCAGGGGGTTAAACCACTGAGGAGATGATTGAAAACAAACCATTTTTAGCTGTTAAACACTCAACATAGTGTTTGTTAAATCATATCTGCAGTGTTTCAACTAAAATGAACTACTTTACTTAACTTCTTTATAGATAAGTGCCTCCTTGTGCCAGCCCAGGTAGCAAAACTGTTAGTTAAACTCTTTAAAATACTCCTATGAAGTTGCAACCCTTATTAAATGACATTACATACACACAATGCACAAATCCTGCCTCATTTAAACGGCTGCTTTTATTTGTATAACTCATATGTAACTCTGCCATTCATACAAGACTGAGCAGGGCTTAAAAAGCCTCGGCCTGCTACTCTTCCCCCCCTCAGCCCACAAAGGGGCCTCTCCTTTCTAAtgaaatattctccaaatgaCCTGCCCGGGCCCTGCTGCTCCAATCATTCACAGGGAAAACACTGATCTGATGAATGTGCTCCTGCTTTCAAAGAGGCACCACCAGCACTGACAGGAGCTGAGCTGGTCTCTGAAAACTTTCATCcccaagctgctgtatttttagCTCAGTTTTTGAATGTAGTAGATGGAAACTCTTTAATTGCTTTGTTTATGGAGTTGCTTTCAAtaatttgctgcttttacttGTTGAAATGCAGCACAGCAACCAACCCAGCTGTGTATGTTAAAAGCATACACTGCATTTAGATGTATTGTCCTGTGGCACCATAAGACATGaagttgtttttgtcatatCAGGGCAGATCCTTGGCCCacatatatgtttttaaaaaagaatccaCGCATGCAGTAATGAGTGGGCCCGTGTAAAAGCAGGCAGCCCGTAATGATAAGGTTGCTGGAAGCTCTGTAGATGGGACCTCAGTGCACCCTGCCCCCCCAGGCAGTCCTGACCACAAGTGAAGCTTTGCGTGCAAACGGGGGGAGAGGAGACTCCTGCGCCGCGCTCCGGcttctcccctccctctccacctCTTTACGAGTTTCCATTTGGGTTGAAAGAAATTGACTTTGGCAAACAAACCACTAATTATAAGCTACACGGTTCCTGTtttataaaacagacaaaaagggCCATTTTGCACGAGGAGCTCCTAAATGAAGGCATATTAGCTGAACTGATGCAAAAGTGGAATATTCCCATGAGGTCTTTAAAGCTACCTGGCTGTTTATTGCAGGGCATAGAGGACACTTTAAGAGcccactttcaaaataaaagtatagtGGACCACAGGCTGCTCTGGACAGAATTAAGTCTCCAAAGTGTCAGAGAAGCAGCATTGTTGTGGGATATGCTGTCATATAAAGTGACATAACTGAACTAAAACTCCTTCAAAAACCCCCACAGGGTCCTGACAAACACGCCAAACTGCTAAGCTGAAGTTTAGGTCAAGTTAAAGTCAAAATATTAGGATCTATGTGTCATAAAATATTGTATTAATATGTCCAATTTTGCTTCCCTAACTCTGCTTCTTTTGCATCCCCAGGAGAAATAAGGTGTTACTGTGACGCGCCGCACTGCGTGGCAACCGGATACATGTGCAAGTCAGAACTGAACGCCTGCTTCACCAAGGTCCTGGACCCGCTCAACGTAAACTCTCCCCTCACCCACGGGTGCTTAGACCCCATCGTCAACGCCGCGGacgtctgcagcagcagctccaggggCGCGGACGCCCTCAGCGGGGCCTCGACGCTCGAGTGTTGCCACGATGACATGTGCAACTACAGAGGCCTGCACGACCTGGCGCACACCAGGGACTCGACAGGTAAAGATGAAACCTCGTCGGGCTGTTaggatgtttgtttttcactgaaactgaaatatCAAATTCTCTGTAACCGGGGTTTTAAAAATGATTGGACTCTGCGGGAGGATTTTTACGATTCCTCCTCTGCAAATATtcaacattttcctctttcctgttcCAGAAGCAATACGTTGAGCTGTAGGGTTCTTCAAACACTTTGCTGTTTATGGACATGCAGGCCACCCTTGCCCCCTCctactcttttttttctgcttcccAGCTTTACAGAACTTCAGTTTGACTTTTAATGGGCTCCAGCTCTGTGCCTGGGAAGCCAGGGAGCAGCCAGTTTACCTTAAGCACTTGGAAAGAGATCagatatattctttttttttttttattatgtgtgCACCATGTAATTTTCCCACTGAGTAGGAATGTGCCTTGTAGAGTGAATATTCCCTGACAAGTCTGCATGTTGGGCATGAGTGCTAGCTCACAGAGTTATGAAAAGGTGCACAGAGAGGAAGGGGAGCTGTCCTGAGGGGACTTATTGTTGTGACCATGACCAGAGCAGACTATAGTTTATTAGCTCAAATTAATTTCTGGCTGTCAGTCAGGACAGGGTGACTCATTTGCTGCTCTTTCTCACTTCCTCGCTCTCAGCTGTGGTTAGTGGCATGACTGTGGAGCGAAGCCTCTCATTAAGCTACAAACAACATACATATATTCAGAGATAGTTATTAACTTTAGATCTGTGTATCTGTATGTAATAATGTGGAGCTGTAAAAACTTGTGAGCGTGCAATTAACCAGatgattttctgtgtgtgtgcagatcaTAGCCGGTACCAGCCAGACAGCAACAACAGGAACCTGGTGACCCGGGTTCAGGAGCTGGCCTCGGCCAAAGAGGTGTGGTTCCGGGCGGCAGTGATCGCCGTCCCCATCGCCGGTGGCCTCATCCTGGTGCTGCTCATCATGCTGGCGTTGCGAATGCTGCGCAGCGAGAACAAGCGGCTGCAGGACCAGCGGCAACAGATGCTGTCGAGGCTCCACTACAGCTTCCACGGCCACCACACCAAGAAAGGCCACGTGGCCAAACTGGACCTGGAGTGCATGGTGCCCGTCACGGGCCACGAGAACTGCTGCCTGACCTGCGACAAGATGAGGCAGGCCGACCTGGGCAACGACAAGATCCTGTCTCTGGTGCACTGGGGGATGTACAGCGGCCACGGCAAGCTGGAGTTTGTATGATTCCTGCTGGGAGCTACGTGACTGTCGCCTCTGCGCGGACAGCCAGGGCTGCCTCTCAGTCGTTGGCTTTTGCTTTTTTACCTTAAAAAGACATTCCCATGTTTTTATCCATCGGACTGTTGGGTTTGTGTTTTTAGCTTTTTTAACCAGTGGCGAAAAAATACGAGACTGATCTCATGCCGTGTGGTTTTTGCTAGAGGAGCACTTTACTTGAAAATGAAAGGCAAAGCAACAAGGAGCTGTATTTAAACTTGAGAGGGCAGGACTGAGGTGAAGTGAGAGCTCTGTCACTGCTCCTGAGGATCCTGGACTTTCACTGAGCGCTGAAGGATTCCAAATCTGTCTTATTTGCACATTTGtaaagagaaaacaagaaaagaaaaaagttgtcGTTGCTTAAAACAAGAATTTTACACTGACACCAGGGTACAAAAATGAACTTGTctgaggagtaaaaaaaaatccagtgtttGACTGTAGGTGTGCACACTCCTCTGTGTACGAATCATGATGAACTTATTgtaaagattttaaatatatatatatttttgtctgATAAAACTGACCAGTGTGTGTCGTGTTCTGGGTGAATGTCCAACATCTCTCTCTGTGATCAGACTATAAGCTTGATTGTGAGTGTGAAAGAAAAACTTCCATTAaatgactttttatttattggATGATTCTCGTGTTTTTACTGAACGTGTAGCCGTGACACTGTGAACAACGACAAGGGAAACATACAGTCTGTGTACACTTTGCTCCTGTGGCACACATGTTGTCAGAGTGCGGTTAACAGAGGTGTATGTGTGACAGGAGCATCCTGCTTTAACAGTGTCATGTTTCAAAGctgggtcgcagtttggccttggtgtgctcagtgtgtgtgtagcaaACCTGACAGTGAGGCCTTGTTTTACAGTAGAGCTGCTACGTCTGTCAGTTGTTCTTGAACCCTCTCCAGACGTCACGTTTTCAGTTTCAAATaacttcccccccccccctctctccctcactggCTGGATTTATCCTGGAAGTAGTGGAGCTATTTATTTTATACTCACTCTAATGCCTTCATATTCTGCCTGTGTGgatgtcagtgaaaacactgtccctcctgtgttcagcaggttgtcagtgaggaggaaaactaATACCATTTTGCTCTTTATTCAAAACATATGACTGTTggtctgtgtttttcttgtcaAAGAATCCCGTGAAATAAGAAAACTGTGtatcaaagcctgatatatTTTCCTCTCTGTGCCGTAGAGCTCAGTGTTGTCCAGAAAATCTTTGAAAAGCATCAGTGAGCTGCAGCAtagcactgggtgacatgttcatTAATTACAGCACACACCCACTGTATTTTATGTTGACTAAATCCAACACCCACTGTCCTGCTCCTCAGAAATATAAGTAACACTTGCTGGAAGTACTTGTGTCAATCCGcaactgaaaatagtccctgaTAGAtttacatgcatgtttttttctgtctttttttgggaTTTATTGACATTAGGGAAAAATTAAAGAACCAGAAATCAAACCAGGAAATACCTTATTGATTCCTGGAGGAAACTGGGTCACGTTACACTTACTCTTATACTGTAGACAAGCAGAGAGAAACTATCAGGATATAGAGATATATGAAATAAGAAGTATGGAAGACTAGAATTACTgctttgcagttgtatgcctccacaaatgagtcaagttgcacttacagtttacacacatcttcccccagcAACACAGACAATCTCACAAACCGCAGTTTTAAGGTGGGCAtcaaagattagtgtcaccatttCGTTATCTGACAAAATGTCTTCCTGTCTTATGCTTAAATTCGATGCTGagtaatgaccagaaaagtgtttttgcagaacattatgatgtcacagtgaagttgacctttgaccttttggatataaagtgTCACCacttcattttatcctattagacatttctgtgaagtgttgtCATAATCAGCATATCCATTCTTGACTTATTGTGAGGTCACTGACCTTTGACTGtggccaccaaattctaatcacttcatccttgagtccaagtggacgtttgtacTACGCTTGAGGAAActacctcaaggtgttcttgagatgttgcgTACACGAAAAACAGACggacgcaaggtcacactgaccttgacctttgaccaccaaaacccaagtccaagtggacgtttttgCCAAACTTAAAGAAAATCTCTaaaggctttcttgagatacAGTGTTCACAAAAATGGGACGAACGTACGTGCGGACGGACAATCCGAAACcaaaatgcctctggccacggctaTCGCTGGCGTGGAGACATTAAAAAAGTGAATCATGCAACAATAaataacttctttttttaagaataaaaataatatataaaaaaataataacataaaaaacattatacaaataaaataaaaatattcacaaatataTGCATCATACTTTAAAGTGTGTTAAATACAAATGCAAGAATAGAAAACGtaagaataaagaaagaaagtgtATTGACCAGTTGAATTATTgcacaaattacaacaaagcaccagcaaagACGACCTACCACCGAAACAGTGTAGACTGTCacgaaagctacctgtcttttTCCCTTCTTTTTATTGTCTAATGTTGtgataacacacacattacaggggctactgtgcacagatataaacagTGAACCGACCCTTTAAGTGTACAAAGACTGGTGAAAAACTCACAGGGACAGTGTTGTGCAGAATCTTGCAGTTTCTGTAAGCTGTATCACCGCAGGTCGAGCAGCGCTGCCAGCCACTACAACCCAATATTTAAACCATTATGGGAGACTGTTTCTTTTTGGCTGAATTTTTGCTAAATGTGTATGCAAACAGCAACAAGTAGAACGGTAAAAGCTTGATTCTGACAGTTTGTTTGGAGCCGGGGCTCGGGTTTCTGTCGAGCTCCTTCGTCAGGGGTTTCTAAACCTCTACTGAATATTTACATTTCAAGAAGGTCCGAATGTCACAGTGATCCTGACAGCGCTGCAACAGTCGGCGTATTATGCACCGTGTGCGTCACACAAAGCGAGATGGGGATGCTTGGGTTGAAAAGTTCACACCCCACGCTCTCCTCAGTCACCGTGGTAACCGCATGCAAGACATCCTGTAAGTAGTTTAAAGTCGAGGCCCGCTTCAGTGAAGAGTGTGTGTCTCCGTGCTGAGCGGTGACCCTTGTTTCTTTCCATTAGGAGGACAGGAAAACACTATTAGCAGCTAACCACTTAACGGCAGCTTGCATTAGCGAGGCTCGGCCCACGCTCAGGGCCTCCCCCAGGACTATTACCcttgtaataataacaatgtcCTCTGCCTGGTCTGCCTAATGTGACTGCTGTTTTCTTTAGCCTGATTCTACTTTGCTGGCTCACCCATGGGTGTCAGGTGGCCACGGGAAGATTAGAAAGTCACACATGAGcttaaaaagtttgtttttcatctttataTGAGGAGACATCAGTAAGCAACGACACACATTTTTCCTTTGTGcattaattacacacacacacacacacaccacaccagAGTCTGCCGCTGTAGCCAGGCCTCCTCCCGCCTCACCAACATCCAGCAGTCACAGCTCGGCTCTTTGACAATAGCCGGAGCCAGCGGCGGCGGCACGGTCGTTAGCATCGGCCATTTTGCGCAGCACCAGGCGGTCAAGCTGTTTGTATTCACATGCAAATTTAATGACGTGTCTCACCAGCCTCCATCAAAAGAGCCCCAATTTGTTTTGAAGCGACTTCAAGCTGACCCCCACCGCCAGCGGATTTTTATTGACGCCGATTTCCAGCACAAATCTCGCTTTATGTTTAATCCGCCTTTACATCGTCACCCCCACCTCCACGCCGCAGGACCCAGGTGGGTGACATTCCTGCAGCAGGGTTAACAACACGCAGAGGTTTAAATCTGTGAGGTGCTGCCTCTGTGCTCCCCCCCGTTACCCTCACAATAATACAGTAATAGTGCAGGAAGGCCTC is a genomic window containing:
- the bambia gene encoding BMP and activin membrane-bound inhibitor (Xenopus laevis) homolog a gives rise to the protein MDRQSSFISIWLQLELCAMAVLLTKGEIRCYCDAPHCVATGYMCKSELNACFTKVLDPLNVNSPLTHGCLDPIVNAADVCSSSSRGADALSGASTLECCHDDMCNYRGLHDLAHTRDSTDHSRYQPDSNNRNLVTRVQELASAKEVWFRAAVIAVPIAGGLILVLLIMLALRMLRSENKRLQDQRQQMLSRLHYSFHGHHTKKGHVAKLDLECMVPVTGHENCCLTCDKMRQADLGNDKILSLVHWGMYSGHGKLEFV